From Pelagicoccus sp. SDUM812003, a single genomic window includes:
- a CDS encoding VIT and VWA domain-containing protein, translated as MKRIQLGFPFSFAGRAASLLGLLTLSAAAQAAGILTPVNSSDLPVQLESHHVRVVINNGFARTEVEQTFLNPNAFPIEAIYQAPVPEKGALSELTIWAGETVLQGEVVSKDEADRIYQEEKEQGNEVAKASQDAYQRFEFMVASVPAKGSARMRYVYYEPLPIDTGVGRYTYRLEEGGTDEAAASFWTLQDSVNKDVSIEVLLKSAWPVSKTRTPHFAGSVEAIDERTLRYTYADAGGRLDQDFVFYYMLEEGLPGRLEMVTYRETDDKPGAFMMVMTPGVDLAPLEGGSDYVFALDVSGSMSGKLQTLVSGVKKALQQLNANDRFRIVAFNNRAWDLTRDWISASPENVAASLVELESLGANGGTNVYDGVRRSLGSLDSDRVSTLILVTDGVTNEGIVDPAAFYKLLHGQDVRFYGYLLGNSSNWPLMRLMCEASGGAYRAVSNSDDIIGEILLAKNKIAYQSMHHAELSIDGTRVFDVTDFKIGKIHYGDQLTLFGRYEAGGEARVRLKTRISGEERIYETHITFPDTDTSHPEIERLWAMDQVQKIELNEMAGLLRTGEAKEAVRSLGVAYQIVTNETSMIAMADESFDRHGIQRRNLERVSREGAARQVNPNARGAQRVDSPAQPMYQQRSHSMGGGGSVGPWFAILLASGATLLLFSRRKPAGSAGRLGGLALTLLALGAYQHADATDSAEHAMRRSSLPSSSIDRSIEEFWSVSEAEARVDEPAPRAALVTESQTDGRRSESSSRECSEKNDTMSLDQRRHTRSDRGRFGLTLFDRLPIIGFVWGNDSENVDDRFSGRK; from the coding sequence ATGAAACGTATTCAGCTAGGATTTCCATTTTCATTCGCGGGCCGGGCGGCTTCTTTGCTCGGTCTGCTTACGCTTTCGGCAGCGGCCCAGGCTGCCGGGATCTTGACGCCAGTGAACTCCAGCGACCTGCCGGTCCAGCTGGAATCGCATCACGTGCGCGTGGTGATCAACAACGGCTTCGCTCGCACCGAGGTCGAGCAGACCTTCTTAAATCCGAACGCCTTTCCGATCGAGGCCATCTACCAGGCTCCGGTGCCTGAAAAGGGGGCCTTGTCCGAGCTCACCATTTGGGCGGGTGAGACTGTCCTGCAGGGGGAGGTGGTCTCCAAGGACGAGGCGGATCGCATTTATCAAGAGGAGAAGGAGCAAGGAAACGAGGTGGCGAAAGCCTCTCAGGATGCGTATCAACGCTTCGAATTCATGGTCGCCTCCGTTCCCGCGAAAGGAAGCGCCCGCATGCGCTACGTCTACTACGAGCCGCTTCCCATCGATACCGGGGTGGGGCGCTACACCTATCGGCTGGAGGAAGGCGGCACGGACGAAGCGGCAGCTTCCTTTTGGACGCTCCAGGACTCGGTCAACAAAGACGTCAGTATCGAGGTCCTATTGAAGTCCGCCTGGCCGGTGAGCAAGACGCGAACGCCTCACTTCGCCGGATCGGTTGAAGCGATCGACGAGAGAACGCTTCGCTATACCTATGCCGACGCTGGCGGGCGTCTCGATCAGGACTTCGTTTTCTACTACATGCTGGAGGAAGGACTGCCCGGCAGGTTGGAAATGGTGACGTATCGGGAAACTGATGACAAGCCTGGCGCTTTTATGATGGTGATGACGCCGGGTGTGGATCTGGCCCCGTTGGAGGGCGGGTCGGACTACGTTTTCGCCTTGGATGTTTCGGGCAGCATGAGCGGCAAGCTGCAAACCTTGGTGTCGGGTGTGAAGAAGGCGCTGCAGCAATTGAACGCAAACGATCGATTCAGGATCGTGGCTTTCAACAATCGGGCTTGGGACTTGACGCGCGACTGGATTTCCGCGTCTCCAGAGAACGTCGCCGCCAGCTTGGTCGAGCTCGAATCGCTAGGCGCCAACGGTGGTACCAATGTCTACGACGGCGTGCGCAGGAGCCTCGGGAGCCTGGATTCCGATCGCGTTTCGACGCTGATACTGGTCACCGATGGAGTTACGAACGAAGGCATCGTCGATCCGGCGGCGTTTTACAAGCTGCTGCATGGTCAGGATGTCAGATTTTATGGATACTTGCTGGGCAATAGCAGCAACTGGCCCTTGATGCGTCTGATGTGCGAAGCGAGCGGCGGTGCGTATCGAGCGGTTTCCAACAGCGACGATATCATTGGGGAGATCCTTCTGGCCAAAAACAAGATCGCTTATCAGAGCATGCACCACGCGGAACTTTCGATCGACGGGACACGCGTCTTCGATGTCACCGACTTCAAGATCGGAAAGATCCACTATGGAGACCAGCTGACGCTCTTCGGCAGATACGAGGCGGGGGGCGAGGCTCGAGTGCGTCTCAAGACGAGAATCTCGGGTGAAGAAAGGATCTACGAGACGCATATCACTTTTCCGGATACGGACACTTCGCATCCCGAAATCGAGAGACTGTGGGCGATGGACCAGGTCCAGAAGATCGAGCTCAATGAGATGGCGGGACTCCTTCGGACGGGCGAAGCGAAGGAAGCGGTGAGGAGTCTCGGCGTCGCTTATCAGATTGTGACGAACGAGACCTCGATGATCGCCATGGCGGATGAAAGCTTCGACCGCCATGGAATTCAAAGACGAAACCTGGAACGCGTTTCTCGCGAAGGCGCGGCTCGACAGGTCAACCCGAACGCGAGGGGCGCCCAGCGTGTGGACAGCCCGGCTCAGCCGATGTATCAACAGCGCTCGCACTCGATGGGCGGAGGTGGCTCCGTCGGACCTTGGTTCGCGATCCTTCTAGCGTCCGGCGCCACGCTTCTCCTCTTCTCGCGACGAAAGCCAGCAGGCTCGGCCGGTAGACTTGGGGGGCTCGCCTTGACCCTACTGGCGCTTGGCGCGTACCAGCATGCGGATGCGACCGATAGCGCAGAGCATGCGATGCGGCGCTCGTCGCTCCCGTCGAGCAGCATCGATCGCTCCATCGAGGAGTTCTGGAGCGTGAGCGAAGCGGAGGCCCGTGTCGATGAACCCGCTCCCAGAGCGGCTTTGGTGACGGAGTCCCAGACCGATGGTCGAAGGAGCGAATCAAGTTCTCGAGAATGTAGTGAAAAGAACGATACGATGAGCTTGGATCAGCGTCGTCACACTCGGAGCGATCGTGGACGTTTCGGCCTGACCCTTTTCGATCGGCTGCCGATCATCGGTTTCGTATGGGGAAACGATTCCGAAAACGTCGATGACCGTTTTTCCGGTCGCAAGTGA
- a CDS encoding outer membrane lipoprotein-sorting protein yields the protein MNTYIRKNVLLKITAFLALSSGSLYGLTAEERGLQIAEEMDRRDSGFGDTSAELLMELRNKQGETSSREMSMRTLEGIGEGDKSLIVFDEPRDVKGTAFLSYTKKVGPDDQWLFLPALERVKRISSSNKSGPFVGSEFAYEDLSSQEVEKYTYRYLRDEDLDGEPCFVVERYPVDPKSGYTRQIVWVDQSEYISRKMVFYDRKDSLLKTLTFSKYRQYDGRYWRSHQMTMVNHQTGKATTLEWKDYQFGNGYSERDFDRRSLQTTR from the coding sequence ATGAATACGTACATCAGAAAGAACGTTTTGCTAAAGATCACCGCGTTCCTGGCTCTCTCAAGCGGGTCGCTTTATGGACTCACTGCGGAGGAGCGTGGTTTGCAGATCGCGGAGGAGATGGACCGACGCGACTCGGGCTTCGGCGATACCAGTGCGGAGCTCCTGATGGAGCTGAGGAACAAGCAAGGAGAAACCAGCTCTCGCGAAATGAGCATGCGCACCTTGGAAGGAATCGGGGAGGGCGACAAGTCGTTGATCGTTTTCGATGAGCCTCGTGACGTGAAAGGCACCGCGTTTCTTTCATACACAAAAAAGGTCGGGCCTGACGATCAATGGCTCTTTCTGCCGGCTCTGGAGCGGGTCAAGCGGATCTCCTCAAGCAACAAATCTGGTCCCTTCGTAGGTAGCGAATTCGCCTACGAGGACCTGAGTTCTCAGGAGGTGGAGAAATACACCTACCGTTATTTGAGAGATGAAGACCTCGACGGCGAGCCATGTTTCGTGGTGGAACGCTATCCCGTCGATCCGAAATCCGGATACACGCGTCAAATCGTCTGGGTCGACCAGTCGGAATACATTTCCCGCAAGATGGTCTTTTACGACCGGAAGGACTCGCTGCTCAAGACGCTGACTTTTTCAAAATACCGGCAGTATGATGGCCGGTACTGGAGGTCTCACCAAATGACTATGGTCAATCACCAAACCGGCAAGGCGACTACGCTGGAATGGAAAGACTATCAGTTTGGAAACGGCTATTCCGAGCGAGATTTCGATCGACGAAGCCTGCAGACGACGCGCTAA
- a CDS encoding TetR/AcrR family transcriptional regulator, translated as MSPVRQPEATRAKILQTAFELFHQRTFSGTSVNEIVEKAGITKGALFHHFKGKLELGYAVVDELLREEIRLSWDEKLKNTDDPITRLREILRGFADEMRESPEMLCCGCPVNNLTQEMSSIDDTFRQKLQTVYADWIGAIENALRIGIEAGTVRSDISPSSVAATIVAIFEGSVGLIKVHQTLEFMDHLAKGIPVFLEGLRP; from the coding sequence ATGTCTCCCGTCCGTCAACCAGAGGCCACCCGGGCCAAGATCCTGCAGACCGCCTTCGAGCTGTTCCATCAGCGCACCTTCAGCGGCACTAGCGTAAACGAGATCGTGGAGAAGGCGGGCATCACCAAGGGTGCCCTCTTTCATCATTTCAAGGGCAAGCTGGAACTGGGCTACGCGGTGGTCGACGAACTGCTGCGCGAGGAGATACGCCTGTCCTGGGATGAAAAGCTCAAGAACACCGATGATCCCATCACTCGTCTGCGTGAGATTCTGCGCGGCTTCGCGGACGAAATGAGGGAGTCGCCCGAGATGCTTTGCTGCGGCTGCCCGGTCAACAACCTGACCCAGGAGATGTCCTCCATCGACGACACCTTTCGCCAAAAGCTGCAGACGGTCTACGCGGATTGGATCGGCGCCATCGAAAACGCTCTGCGCATCGGCATCGAAGCGGGAACCGTGCGCAGCGACATTTCTCCAAGCTCGGTAGCCGCCACCATCGTAGCCATTTTCGAAGGGTCGGTCGGCTTGATCAAGGTCCACCAGACGCTGGAGTTCATGGACCACCTCGCCAAAGGCATTCCTGTCTTCCTCGAGGGCCTGCGCCCCTAG
- a CDS encoding RidA family protein: MKTLINPSELYDGSSFGMSQAVVLEKHGLVFVSGQVDWNRDFQITETSFEGQLKSALRNLEIVLREANASVKGLLQVRIFVRGELADYMEMAAPILAAFLGESRPAVTGVGVASLADRELLVEVEAIAIRDPALA, encoded by the coding sequence ATGAAGACGCTTATTAATCCATCTGAACTCTACGACGGATCGAGTTTTGGCATGTCCCAAGCCGTAGTCCTCGAAAAGCATGGCTTAGTCTTTGTGTCGGGCCAAGTCGACTGGAACCGCGATTTCCAGATCACGGAAACAAGTTTCGAAGGTCAGCTGAAGAGCGCTTTGAGGAACCTGGAAATTGTTTTGCGCGAGGCTAACGCGTCCGTGAAAGGTTTGCTGCAGGTGCGAATCTTCGTTCGAGGCGAACTGGCCGACTACATGGAAATGGCCGCGCCGATCCTTGCCGCCTTTCTAGGCGAGTCTCGACCGGCGGTGACCGGCGTCGGGGTCGCTTCGCTGGCGGATCGGGAATTGCTGGTGGAAGTAGAGGCGATCGCCATCCGGGATCCGGCTTTGGCCTGA
- a CDS encoding Na/Pi cotransporter family protein — protein MYDTFLLLAQVLGSLGIFIFGMKLMSESILKLSGERLRSIMSSMTTNRFAGVLTGLFITSLVQSSSATTVMVVSFVHAQLLNLTQAIGVIMGANLGTTITAWIVSAGFKFSLGSVSIPIIGVGVALSFLKGSKFRNFGNFLTGFGLLFLGLSELKGSVPDVKGNTEMLQWIASFSEYGFFSIIIFIVIGTLLTVIVQSSSAAMAITLTMASLGWLNFEQSAAIILGENIGTTITAYLAAIPANVAAKRAARAHLTFNLIGVTWMLVLINPFSNFVLWVYGSVSDALPGLILKDSALTTQLALFHTLFNLFNICLLIGFVPFIAKLVTRMVKDRPSSEHQTTFRYLRAITLGTGELNFEEATRATERLGRLTQQMFRKFIEVYENPDKDMSSQVKELDKLEKESNDLTNELTEYLIRCTSDEVSEETRQRAYSYLRVAAELEEIGDCCHRMTSRAVRRYKKKRLVTEVAEKEVIQFGKLVERFIELYSSKLSKEVSASDMEMTIDFEKAINEKRKELRKRSVNRMMDSADNVKPELLYIDIVNTFERIANHARNIMQSLPKADT, from the coding sequence ATGTACGACACATTCCTGCTCCTCGCCCAGGTGCTTGGCTCCTTGGGCATTTTCATTTTCGGCATGAAGCTGATGAGCGAGTCGATCCTCAAGCTCTCCGGAGAGCGATTGCGGTCGATCATGAGCTCCATGACGACCAACCGCTTCGCGGGCGTTTTGACCGGTCTGTTCATCACCAGCCTGGTGCAGTCCTCCTCGGCCACCACCGTGATGGTGGTGAGCTTCGTGCACGCCCAACTGCTCAACCTAACTCAGGCCATCGGGGTGATCATGGGGGCCAATCTCGGCACCACCATCACCGCGTGGATCGTGAGCGCCGGTTTCAAGTTCAGCCTAGGCTCCGTCTCCATCCCCATCATCGGGGTGGGCGTCGCCCTGAGCTTCCTCAAGGGATCGAAGTTTCGCAACTTCGGAAACTTCCTGACCGGCTTCGGCCTGCTCTTCCTCGGACTGAGCGAGCTGAAGGGCTCGGTGCCGGACGTCAAAGGCAACACCGAGATGCTGCAGTGGATCGCCAGCTTCTCCGAATACGGCTTCTTCTCCATCATCATCTTCATCGTCATCGGCACCTTGCTCACCGTGATCGTGCAGTCCTCCTCCGCTGCCATGGCCATCACCCTCACCATGGCGAGCCTGGGCTGGCTAAACTTCGAGCAAAGCGCCGCCATCATCCTCGGTGAAAACATCGGCACCACCATCACCGCCTACCTGGCCGCGATCCCAGCCAACGTCGCCGCCAAGCGAGCCGCCCGGGCCCACCTGACCTTCAACCTGATCGGAGTGACCTGGATGCTGGTCCTGATCAATCCCTTCTCCAACTTCGTGCTCTGGGTCTACGGTTCGGTCTCCGACGCCCTTCCCGGACTGATCCTCAAGGACAGCGCCCTGACCACCCAGCTGGCCCTGTTCCACACCCTTTTCAATCTCTTCAACATCTGCCTGCTGATCGGCTTCGTGCCCTTCATCGCCAAGCTGGTGACGCGCATGGTCAAGGACCGTCCGAGCAGCGAGCACCAGACCACCTTCCGCTACCTGCGGGCCATCACCCTCGGCACCGGCGAACTCAATTTCGAGGAAGCGACCCGAGCGACCGAGCGCCTAGGCAGGCTCACCCAGCAGATGTTCCGCAAGTTCATCGAGGTCTACGAAAACCCGGACAAGGACATGTCCAGCCAAGTCAAGGAACTGGACAAGCTGGAAAAGGAGAGCAACGACCTGACCAACGAGCTCACCGAATACCTCATCCGCTGCACCTCCGACGAAGTTTCCGAAGAAACGCGCCAACGCGCCTACTCCTACCTGCGCGTGGCCGCGGAGCTCGAGGAAATCGGAGACTGCTGCCACCGCATGACCTCTCGGGCCGTGCGGCGCTACAAGAAGAAACGATTGGTGACCGAAGTGGCGGAAAAGGAGGTCATCCAATTCGGCAAGCTGGTCGAGCGCTTCATCGAACTCTATAGCTCCAAGCTTTCCAAAGAAGTCTCAGCCTCCGACATGGAAATGACCATCGACTTCGAAAAAGCCATCAACGAAAAGCGCAAGGAGCTGCGCAAGCGCTCGGTCAACCGCATGATGGATTCCGCCGACAACGTTAAGCCGGAACTGCTGTATATCGATATCGTGAATACGTTCGAGCGCATCGCCAACCACGCTCGCAACATCATGCAAAGCCTTCCCAAGGCGGATACCTGA
- a CDS encoding MMPL family transporter: MSEKRQDPAPGRVERYAQGLIAHRWKVLLGSLLFAAACFFGARTIEFENSYRIFFSEENPQLQAFEALQNVYTKDDNILFVLTAPEDSIYEAKFMEAVRWLTEEAWQLPYSRRVDSITNFQNSVAVEDDIFVEDLAPEEKELDAARLAYMEQVALNEPLLYNRIINSDGYATGVTVTVSLPELDLNETPETAAAARDLERRFNERYPEIQTHLAGMVIMDNAFVESTVNDLKTIVMPMFFALFVVMAILLRSFWGTLATGLVLVLTLMTSFGLMGWVGINMSTPLGTMPIMIMTLAVADCVHILVTMLNEMRHGREKRSALVESVRINFAPVLLTSVTTAIGFLSMNFSDAPPFRDLGNVVAIGVMAACGFSIVTLPALVSVIPLRVKRFAEGETHLFDKWVELLQKHRGLFLAGSTAVVALMALMIPRIELNDQWTKYFDTSLDVRVDMDYAEENLTGMSNLEFSLPAGESGGISNPEYLRLLDEFSEWYRSNPDVLQVNSIADTMKRLNKNMHGDDPAFYRIPEERDLAAQYLLMYEFSLPYGLDLNNQINVDKSASRVTVTAADLRTKELRELIAQGEQWLEQNAPAYMHVKAASPTVMFAYISERNINSMLTGTILAFVSISLILMFALRSVKYGLVSIIPNVVPAILGIGTWSVLYGEMGMSVSVITGMTLGIVVDDTVHFLSKYIRARREKGLSGEAAVRSAFRTVGKALVVTTLILSVGFSILGLSSFRLNNWMGQLTAIVIVFALIADFVLLPAVLLSLDKKRARCARTKAVESREAEPALV; this comes from the coding sequence ATGTCTGAAAAACGCCAAGACCCCGCTCCCGGTCGCGTGGAACGCTACGCTCAGGGACTCATCGCCCACCGCTGGAAGGTCCTGCTAGGTTCCCTCCTTTTTGCCGCCGCCTGCTTTTTCGGAGCGCGAACGATCGAGTTCGAAAACAGCTACCGCATCTTCTTCTCGGAGGAGAATCCTCAGCTGCAAGCTTTCGAGGCGTTGCAGAACGTCTACACCAAGGATGACAACATTCTCTTCGTGCTCACCGCCCCAGAGGATAGCATCTACGAGGCAAAGTTTATGGAGGCTGTGCGATGGCTGACCGAAGAGGCCTGGCAATTGCCGTATTCGCGGCGCGTTGATTCCATCACCAACTTCCAGAATTCGGTCGCTGTCGAGGACGACATTTTCGTAGAGGACTTAGCTCCCGAGGAAAAGGAGTTGGACGCGGCCCGTTTGGCCTACATGGAACAGGTCGCTCTGAACGAGCCGCTCCTCTACAATCGAATCATCAATTCGGATGGTTATGCCACCGGAGTGACAGTCACGGTTTCGCTTCCGGAACTGGATCTGAATGAAACGCCCGAGACTGCCGCGGCAGCTCGCGACCTGGAGCGCCGGTTCAACGAACGGTATCCAGAAATCCAGACACACCTTGCGGGCATGGTCATCATGGACAACGCGTTCGTGGAGTCCACGGTTAACGACCTGAAGACCATCGTGATGCCGATGTTTTTCGCACTCTTCGTGGTCATGGCGATTCTGCTTCGCTCCTTCTGGGGGACGTTGGCTACCGGGCTGGTGCTGGTGCTCACCTTGATGACATCCTTCGGACTCATGGGCTGGGTAGGGATCAATATGAGTACTCCACTTGGCACGATGCCCATCATGATTATGACGCTAGCGGTGGCCGATTGTGTCCATATTCTGGTGACAATGCTCAATGAGATGCGTCATGGGCGCGAAAAGAGATCGGCTCTAGTAGAAAGCGTTCGCATCAACTTCGCTCCAGTCCTATTGACCAGCGTCACTACCGCCATCGGGTTTCTGAGCATGAACTTCAGCGACGCGCCTCCTTTTCGCGATCTCGGAAATGTGGTGGCGATAGGCGTGATGGCCGCTTGTGGATTCTCAATCGTGACTTTGCCTGCTCTTGTATCCGTGATTCCGCTACGAGTGAAGCGTTTCGCGGAAGGTGAAACGCATCTGTTCGATAAGTGGGTGGAATTGCTTCAGAAGCATCGAGGTCTTTTCCTGGCCGGTTCGACTGCAGTGGTGGCCTTGATGGCCCTCATGATCCCGCGCATCGAACTCAACGACCAGTGGACCAAATACTTCGATACCTCGCTAGATGTCCGGGTGGATATGGACTATGCGGAAGAAAACCTGACTGGGATGTCCAACCTCGAATTCTCGCTTCCCGCTGGCGAGAGTGGCGGCATCAGCAATCCGGAGTATTTGCGTCTGCTGGACGAATTCAGCGAATGGTACCGAAGCAATCCCGACGTGCTGCAGGTGAACTCCATCGCGGATACCATGAAGCGATTGAACAAGAACATGCACGGCGACGATCCGGCGTTCTACCGCATCCCCGAAGAGCGCGATCTGGCGGCCCAGTATCTGTTGATGTACGAGTTTTCGCTGCCGTATGGCTTAGACCTGAACAACCAGATCAATGTGGACAAGTCAGCGAGCCGCGTGACTGTCACCGCTGCCGATTTGCGCACGAAGGAGCTGCGGGAACTCATCGCCCAAGGCGAGCAGTGGCTGGAACAAAACGCTCCGGCCTACATGCATGTGAAGGCCGCAAGTCCCACGGTGATGTTCGCCTACATTTCCGAACGCAACATCAATAGCATGCTCACGGGAACGATCCTTGCGTTTGTATCGATATCGTTGATACTTATGTTCGCCCTGCGAAGCGTGAAGTACGGCTTGGTGAGCATCATCCCCAACGTGGTGCCTGCGATCCTTGGCATCGGAACCTGGAGCGTGCTCTACGGAGAGATGGGCATGTCTGTATCGGTGATCACGGGAATGACGCTCGGGATCGTGGTCGACGATACGGTGCACTTTCTCTCAAAATACATCCGCGCTCGCAGGGAGAAGGGACTAAGCGGCGAGGCCGCAGTTCGTTCCGCGTTTCGAACGGTTGGCAAGGCTTTGGTGGTGACGACTCTCATCCTTTCAGTCGGTTTCAGCATCCTGGGTCTCTCAAGCTTCCGGCTGAACAATTGGATGGGACAGCTCACGGCCATCGTGATCGTGTTCGCGCTCATCGCGGACTTCGTGCTGCTCCCCGCGGTACTGCTCTCTCTCGACAAGAAACGGGCGCGTTGCGCTCGAACGAAAGCGGTGGAATCACGCGAAGCGGAGCCCGCTCTCGTGTAG
- a CDS encoding assimilatory sulfite reductase (NADPH) flavoprotein subunit has product MSNTPNQIVPSDAPFAPEQIAALNALLGSANAQQAAWLKGFFAGLAAGERGFGQGAAAAPAAAASSAPLTILFGSESGNAEGLADRLKESASEIGFAAKVVDMAEAKLTDLPKVENLLVLVSTWGEGEPPSRAEDFYDAFMGENAPKLEGVNFSVLGLGDSSYTYFNQMGKDFDKRLEALGATRIHDFVPCDVEFEAEYTSWANAVLEKLKEIAKPVAGAAPVGGGVAPAAPAAPAVSYGKANPFPAPLLKKINLNGTGSAKETIHAEISLEGSGLSYEPGDALGVVPQNSPDLIEEFLKTARIDGRENVAFKEELSVPFQDLLRSTFDLRTLNTTILKQYAKQCDHKKLLELAEDREKAKEWTWGRDLVDVLKEYPSSLRAGDWVRLLRPLSPRLYSIASSIKAHPNEVHLTVGAVRYESFGRMKKGVCSTFIADIWEEGETAGVYFHHNKNFKLPQDPSTPIIMVGPGTGIAPFRAFVEERAATGATGENWLFFGDQRYTYDFLYQTEWQDYLKKGVLTKMDLAFSRDQPEKIYVQDRMRENGKELWAWLDKGAYFYVCGDASRMAKDVNQALIDIVAEHGNKPVDEAEAYVKQMTKERRYGRDVY; this is encoded by the coding sequence ATGAGCAACACGCCTAATCAAATCGTACCAAGCGATGCTCCCTTTGCTCCGGAGCAGATCGCTGCCTTGAACGCGCTCCTCGGATCGGCGAACGCGCAGCAGGCCGCTTGGCTGAAAGGATTTTTCGCCGGTCTCGCGGCTGGCGAACGTGGTTTCGGGCAAGGCGCCGCCGCGGCCCCGGCCGCCGCAGCGAGCTCCGCTCCCCTGACCATCCTGTTCGGATCGGAGTCGGGCAACGCCGAGGGCTTGGCCGACCGGCTGAAGGAAAGCGCCAGCGAAATCGGCTTCGCGGCCAAGGTGGTGGACATGGCCGAGGCCAAGCTCACCGATCTGCCCAAGGTGGAGAATCTGCTGGTGCTGGTGAGCACCTGGGGGGAAGGCGAGCCGCCTTCGCGAGCGGAGGATTTCTACGACGCGTTCATGGGCGAAAACGCGCCTAAGCTGGAGGGCGTGAACTTTTCCGTGCTCGGTCTCGGCGACAGCTCCTACACCTATTTCAACCAGATGGGCAAGGACTTCGACAAGCGCCTTGAAGCGCTTGGAGCCACTCGTATCCACGATTTCGTGCCCTGCGACGTGGAGTTCGAAGCGGAGTACACCAGCTGGGCCAACGCGGTGCTGGAGAAGCTGAAGGAAATCGCCAAGCCGGTGGCGGGCGCTGCTCCTGTCGGCGGTGGCGTGGCGCCTGCGGCCCCGGCCGCCCCCGCCGTTTCCTACGGCAAGGCCAACCCCTTCCCAGCTCCGTTGCTCAAGAAGATCAATCTCAACGGCACCGGATCCGCCAAGGAAACCATCCACGCGGAGATTTCCCTCGAGGGTTCCGGACTCAGCTACGAGCCAGGCGATGCCTTGGGCGTGGTGCCGCAGAATTCGCCCGATCTCATCGAGGAGTTTCTCAAGACGGCCCGCATCGACGGTCGCGAGAACGTGGCCTTCAAGGAGGAGCTTTCCGTGCCGTTTCAGGATCTGCTTCGCTCCACCTTCGACCTGCGCACCCTCAACACCACCATCCTCAAGCAGTACGCCAAGCAGTGCGACCACAAGAAGCTGCTCGAGCTGGCGGAGGACCGCGAAAAGGCCAAGGAATGGACCTGGGGCCGCGACCTGGTCGACGTGCTCAAGGAGTATCCCTCCTCGCTGCGAGCTGGCGACTGGGTGCGCTTGCTGCGTCCGCTCTCCCCGCGCCTCTACTCGATCGCCTCCTCCATCAAGGCTCATCCGAACGAGGTGCACCTCACGGTGGGTGCCGTACGCTACGAGTCCTTCGGCCGCATGAAAAAAGGCGTCTGCTCGACCTTCATCGCCGATATCTGGGAGGAAGGGGAGACCGCTGGCGTGTATTTCCACCACAACAAGAACTTCAAGCTGCCGCAGGATCCTTCCACCCCCATCATCATGGTCGGCCCCGGCACCGGCATCGCCCCGTTCCGCGCCTTTGTGGAGGAACGGGCCGCCACCGGCGCCACTGGCGAGAACTGGCTCTTCTTTGGCGACCAGCGCTACACCTACGATTTCCTCTACCAGACCGAGTGGCAGGACTACCTCAAGAAGGGCGTGCTCACCAAGATGGACCTGGCTTTCAGCCGCGACCAGCCGGAGAAGATCTACGTGCAGGATCGCATGCGCGAAAACGGCAAGGAGCTCTGGGCCTGGCTCGACAAGGGCGCTTACTTCTACGTCTGCGGCGACGCCTCCCGCATGGCCAAGGACGTGAACCAGGCCCTGATCGACATCGTGGCCGAGCATGGCAACAAGCCGGTCGACGAGGCCGAAGCCTACGTCAAACAAATGACCAAGGAGCGCCGCTACGGACGCGACGTCTACTAG
- the rrtA gene encoding rhombosortase → MRSIRKTVPWVTLLMGSLALGLQTLGEARLQTWQWRSDAWASSEVWRLVTGHLCHWSWDHLVWDLAVFVGLGAGYEIAGKRIHMLLMLAGTTLLTDVFLRCSDRFDLYRGLSGYALALFVGLLAKLVRGGLERGDHGRLAIGVLGAFLVIGKVGYELALGQSMFVSGGGGGFHVAVEAHLAGGLAAALIACWRHLFLDSIPTGRF, encoded by the coding sequence ATGAGATCAATACGTAAAACCGTTCCTTGGGTGACGCTCCTGATGGGTTCGCTGGCCCTGGGGCTCCAGACGCTGGGCGAGGCCCGATTGCAGACTTGGCAATGGAGGAGCGATGCGTGGGCAAGCTCGGAGGTGTGGCGCCTGGTGACGGGTCATCTCTGCCATTGGTCATGGGATCACCTGGTGTGGGATCTGGCCGTGTTCGTCGGTCTGGGAGCTGGATACGAGATTGCGGGAAAACGTATCCACATGTTGCTCATGCTGGCAGGGACCACGCTATTGACGGATGTGTTTCTTCGGTGCTCCGATCGTTTCGATCTCTACCGTGGTCTGTCCGGCTACGCCCTGGCCCTCTTCGTCGGCCTGCTGGCGAAGCTCGTTCGAGGCGGGCTCGAAAGGGGCGATCATGGGCGGCTGGCAATCGGCGTCCTCGGAGCGTTTCTGGTGATCGGGAAGGTCGGATACGAGCTCGCTCTTGGGCAGTCGATGTTCGTTTCCGGCGGGGGCGGGGGATTCCATGTGGCGGTGGAGGCTCACCTGGCAGGAGGGCTCGCGGCGGCCCTGATCGCTTGCTGGCGTCACCTTTTCCTTGACAGCATACCAACTGGTCGGTTTTAG